A DNA window from Drosophila pseudoobscura strain MV-25-SWS-2005 chromosome 2, UCI_Dpse_MV25, whole genome shotgun sequence contains the following coding sequences:
- the LOC6897361 gene encoding thioredoxin domain-containing protein 9, which translates to MAHLLENQLFNAAKTIEQQLDQQLDRLDNLDSDDLKVLREQRLRELKELNNKKQEWLRNGHGTYTELADEKEFFEVSKKSPNIVCHFYRDSAERCRIVDMHLKTLAAKHVEAKFCKVNAEKSPFLTQRLRIKVIPTIALVKDSKTKDFIVGFTDLGNCDDFSTEMLEWRIAHSGVIEYKGDLMQPPDVKRKPYMNRAQKTIRGGYDSDDSDIELDD; encoded by the exons ATGGCACACCTATTGGAAAATCAATTGTTCAATGCGGCCAAGACgatcgagcagcagctggaccaGCAGCTCGACCGCCTGGATAACCTGGACTCTGACGACCTGAAGGTGTTGCGCGAGCAGCGCCTACGCGAACTGAAAGAGCTGAACAACAAGAAGCAAGAGTGGCTCAGAAAT GGCCACGGCACCTACACGGAGCTGGCTGATGAGAAAGAGTTCTTCGAGGTGTCGAAAAAGTCACCCAACATCGTGTGCCACTTCTACAGAGACAGCGCCGAGCGGTGCCGCATCGTGGACATGCACCTGAAGACCCTGGCCGCTAAGCATGTGGAGGCCAAATTCTGCAAGGTGAACGCCGAGAAGTCCCCATTCCTGACGCAGCGCCTGCGTATCAAGGTGATACCCACGATTGCACTGGTGAAGGACAGCAAGACGAAGGACTTCATTGTCGGCTTCACCGACCTGGGCAATTGCGACGATTTCTCCACGGAGATGCTCGAGTGGCGCATCGCCCACTCGGGGGTGATTGAGTACAAGGGCGATCTCATGCAGCCGCCAGATGTGAAGCGCAAGCCGTACATGAACCGGGCGCAAAAGACAATACGTGGCGGCTACGATTCCGATGACTCTGACATCGAACTGGATGACTAA
- the LOC4801850 gene encoding uncharacterized protein — protein MVLVPAARGIVQALIRSNTFEEIAQIMECDVESVVSCIKECELVEGNTATFKLPTKPAAVIKTVRLPHKIANNVVMKVQDHPMHVQQKHVPQHDIERNRRTLQSRVVDIKTKHIQVRNVGLSMAAKRRRMAWATAHQDWTVRDWRNVFNMDDLKFVDGTPPKEIFVDTLVGPEGTNRSDLSLIEQLMAIILPKIQTQAPKNAQEFRAVLYDAWHSDQEMVDRIEQLYESMPGRVQLVLLSGGGETNF, from the coding sequence ATGGTTCTCGTACCTGCGGCCCGCGGCATAGTGCAGGCTCTGATTCGCTCCAACACCTTCGAGGAAATAGCCCAGATTATGGAGTGCGACGTGGAGAGTGTGGTCAGCTGCATCAAGGAGTGCGAGCTCGTCGAGGGAAACACCGCCACATTTAAACTCCCGACGAAGCCCGCGGCTGTGATCAAGACAGTGCGCCTCCCGCACAAAATAGCGAATAATGTGGTGATGAAGGTTCAAGATCATCCCATGCATGTGCAGCAGAAGCATGTGCCCCAGCACGACATCGAGAGGAACCGTCGCACCCTGCAGAGTCGCGTGGTCGATATCAAGACAAAGCATATCCAAGTGAGGAACGTGGGGCTAAGTATGGCCGCCAAGAGACGCCGCATGGCCTGGGCCACTGCACACCAGGACTGGACAGTGCGCGACTGGCGCAATGTCTTCAACATGGACGATCTCAAGTTTGTAGATGGCACGCCGCCGAAGGAGATATTCGTGGATACCCTGGTGGGTCCAGAGGGGACCAATCGCAGTGACCTGAGTCTCATCGAACAGCTGATGGCTATTATCCTGCCCAAGATCCAGACGCAGGCTCCGAAAAATGCCCAAGAGTTTCGGGCCGTGCTCTACGACGCATGGCACAGCGACCAGGAGATGGTGGACAGGATCGAACAACTGTACGAATCGATGCCGGGGCGTGTGCAGTTAGTTTTGCTCAGCGGCGGTGGCGAAACCAACTTCTGA